A window from bacterium encodes these proteins:
- a CDS encoding LptF/LptG family permease, whose product MKIIHRYILREHIFPFFFGMCLFTFIFFLSEIFKSSELIITKQIPGILIIELFLCYIPATFNISLPIALLMATTITWGKLKAENEITAMWASGISLISSIIWMIISGILFSLITLIIAETLLPWTNFTIEKIQSELLLQQPSSYLEEKRFIKIGQRELFIDKLDKEKQRLKGIYICEYGGELGVPKEAIFAKMAIYSKTNKGVILRLQDGVIHHVDDKDPSKYHILAFDVHTINLAANENKINQNLPKSIEAMTIVELKEEIKRYKELNLNLQPLLIELGKHIAMPFGCLAFILIGVPLGLMVKHKEKSIGFGTCILIVFIYYLLLKLNENLAEKGLLMPLLAMWIPNIILGMMGMIFLIRLFRKA is encoded by the coding sequence ATGAAAATCATTCATCGCTACATTTTAAGAGAGCATATCTTCCCTTTTTTCTTTGGGATGTGTCTTTTTACATTCATTTTTTTCTTGAGCGAGATATTCAAATCAAGTGAATTGATAATTACAAAACAAATTCCTGGAATTTTGATTATTGAACTTTTCTTATGCTATATCCCGGCTACTTTTAATATTTCTCTCCCAATCGCTCTTCTTATGGCAACAACAATTACCTGGGGAAAACTTAAAGCAGAAAATGAGATTACGGCTATGTGGGCAAGTGGCATAAGCCTCATTTCTTCAATTATCTGGATGATTATCTCCGGAATACTTTTTAGCCTCATCACATTAATTATTGCAGAGACTTTATTACCCTGGACTAATTTCACAATTGAAAAAATTCAATCAGAGTTACTTCTGCAACAGCCATCTAGCTACCTTGAGGAAAAAAGATTTATTAAAATTGGGCAAAGGGAACTTTTTATTGATAAGTTAGATAAAGAAAAACAACGGTTGAAAGGTATTTACATCTGTGAATATGGTGGTGAGTTAGGTGTGCCTAAAGAAGCTATCTTCGCTAAAATGGCGATATACTCAAAAACTAACAAAGGGGTAATCTTAAGACTGCAAGATGGAGTTATTCATCATGTTGATGATAAAGACCCTTCTAAATATCATATATTAGCCTTTGATGTTCATACAATTAATTTAGCCGCAAATGAGAATAAAATAAACCAAAATCTCCCCAAGAGTATTGAGGCAATGACCATCGTGGAATTAAAAGAAGAGATAAAAAGATACAAAGAATTAAACTTAAATCTCCAACCTTTACTCATTGAATTGGGTAAACATATCGCCATGCCATTTGGCTGTTTGGCATTTATCCTTATTGGAGTTCCATTAGGTCTAATGGTTAAACATAAAGAGAAATCGATTGGATTTGGCACATGTATTTTAATTGTCTTTATCTATTATCTTCTGCTAAAACTAAATGAAAATTTAGCAGAAAAAGGATTACTTATGCCTCTTTTAGCGATGTGGATACCTAACATTATTCTCGGTATGATGGGAATGATTTTCTTAATTCGGTTATTCAGGAAGGCATAG